DNA from Eucalyptus grandis isolate ANBG69807.140 chromosome 5, ASM1654582v1, whole genome shotgun sequence:
ACAAGAGGAATTATCTCGATATTATGTTATGATTGGATCAGTTCATAGAATTAATTGTTAGGTAACTGTCTCCAAGCGATTGCATTAAAAGTAAACTACTCATGTTCCAAATAATTTCTATCAATAAGTTTTATGTACCGATTACCAGCATCATTGTTAGTTCAACATGGAGATGCTGCATTATTGGAGCTGGGCTAAGCTGAACATGGAAAAATTTCTTGACTTGAGCAAAAGACCCAAAATTCTATTTCCTTGATAGGTgcttcaattattttattttagcatcaagcttttgaTAGATATTAGCCTCACGATATCTTTTTACAATGACTTCAAACTAATTTCCACATTTGCTTCTAGTAGAAGCTAGCCTTCTTTTTTGCATTGAGAATTTGCACGACCCTTTGTGGTTGAACTCTGCTTTGACAGCAGTTCTTACTATTTTATGTCTTATGtaacaaatggagccttataAGGCGAGCGTGTATAGAGAACAAATAAATATGTGGAATGCCTCTTTTGATAATCAGGAAATGGAGGAGTCATCAGGATGTGATTACGAAGTGTTTTTGAGCTTTAGAGGACCAGATACTCGTACAGACATTGCTGATTACCTTTACGTCAGCATGGTTGATGCTGGAATTCGGGCATATAGggatgatgaagagctccgTACCGGGGAAGAGCTAGGCGACCAGCTTTTCCAAGCAATTCGGCAGTCAAAGATCTCAATACCAATCTTTTCTACAGGATATGCTGATAGTCCATGGTGCCTTAGAGAGTTGGTTGAGATGGTGGAGAGCAAGAACACAAGGGGACAAAAGATCATGCCTATTTTCTACAATGTTGCACCATCTGAGGTCAAATACCAGAATGAGCACTACGGCAATGCCATTGTTTCTCATTTAAACAAGAAGCGGTTTGATGATGAGACTATCAACAACTGGAAGGCTGCTCTTAAAAAGGTTGGAGAActaaagggatgggatctccaTAGCATGCTAAACAGGTATTTTATTATATCACATACGAACTGTTTGTTCCAGATGCATTATTTTGCTCAGCTAAATCTCAAGTCTTGATGCTATTTCCAGCAATACTATCAAAGGCAAAGGTGAATTTGTGAAAGAAGTTGTCAATGATGTTTTGACTGAGTTGAAAACTGCTTACTTGGAAGTATCTGATTGCTTTGTCGAAGTAGACAATCACGTGGGTAAAATCATGAGCATGATAGGTGCACACAGCCATGAAACAAAGATTGTTGGAATCCATGGTATGGGTGGCGTGGgaaagacaactcttgccaaaaTAGTGTACAATCAACTTTCTAATGATTTTGTTGATTATTGCTTCCTTTGTGACATTCGAAAAACAAAGATTACACGCTTGCAGAATCAGCTCTTATCAGACATCCTTAAAAAGAAATGGCTTGATATCAACAATGTCatggaagggaaaaaggagatAAAAGAAAGGTTACGCTCTAAAAAAGTGCTTCTTCTACttgatgatgctgatgatgCAAGTCAACTTGAAGCGCTTGTGCAAAAGCATGAGTGGTTTGGCAAGGGAAGCAAGATTATCATTACAACTAGAGATCGAGGAATTCTCAATGTTGATGAGACTTATGAACTTACTGGCATGGATTTTGATCATTCTCTCAAACTTTTTAGCAAGCATGCATTTAGAAGAGATTATCCCCTAGAGCAATACATTTGTCACTCTGAAAGGGCAATAAATATGTGTTACggtcttcctttagctcttgaggTAATAGGTTCTCTTTTATCTGGAAAAAGCGAAGAGGAGTGGGATGCCACATTAAAGGAGCTAGAAGAATCTCCTCAACAGAATGTTAGAAAGAAGTTAATGATTAGCATTGAGGCCTTAAatgaaaaccaaagaaaaatatttctcgatgttgcttgttttttcattggGTATGATAAAAGAATTGTTATTCACTTGTGGGAAAGTTGTAAGTTTCTTcctcatgaatctcttggaatCCTCTAGCAAAGATCTTTGATAAAGATTAGAGATGATAACCAATTGTGGATGCATGATTGCTTAAGAGATATTGGAAGAACTTTTATAGAAGAAGGAAGTGGTATGAAACCAGAGAACCAACAATGGGTGTGGACTCATGAGCAAGCATTGGATGTTTTAGAGAAAATGCAGGTAAATCGTACAGCTTCATTCCTTTAAAAGAAGATTGGTCACCAATatatttgttttggttttcGTTTCTAAAGAATCAATTTATTATTCCAGTGTACTTACAAATGTGGTTTATCAATCGTTTTCGACATTAAGAGAAGATTTAATTGTTTTCCCTTGAAGGATATCACTGCTGTACATCATGGTTTTTTTCTAActtatgttttctatttttgttttggtaGAATGGAGGTGGTTTTCATAGAAATGAAAGCATTAAAGCAATATGTCTTGAGTTCGATGAACAATCTCGATATCCCTTCATCAAAGAATTCTTAGCTAGCctttcaaatctaaggttccTTCGAGTAGACAAAAAGTCCATATCTCAAGTGGATAGTAAAGACTTCAATAGAGACTCGATGTCCATCCTTACTCAAGCTGATCCTTTCCAATATTACCAGAATTCAAACCGATGTATCCTTTCAGAATTGAGATGGCTTTCATGGAATTCTCTTCCTATGGATTATGAGCTGACCACTTTCTCCTTGAGGAAGCTAGTAATCCTTGATTTATTAAGGAGTAACATCACAGAAGAATGGAATGGATGGAGTCTCATAAAGGTATCATTTTTCGGATAAAATCAATGTGTGTTTTGTTGTATGTTATCTTAATTTTACCTGAAGAGAAATAGGTTGTCTTCTTTTCAGCATGCCAGGAATTTGAAGGTCCTAAATCTAACCGGATGCCAAGAATTGCGTGAAACTCCAGACTTGTCTTCTAATGTGAATTTAGTACAGCTGATTCTCAAAGGATGCAGGAGTTTGGTTCGAATCCATCCATCCATTAGTCACCTTAAGAGGTTAGTCATCTTAAACTTGAAGGATTGTTATCATCTCCATATGCTACCTAATGAGATGGGGGAGCTAGAATCTTTAGAGCAACTTCTTTTGGACTCTACATCTATAGAAGAGATCCCTGAATGGAGAAAGGCGAAGAAACTGAAAATTCTCAGCTTGGTTGAATGTAAATCACTAAAAAAGTTCAATTTCGTTGGTTGTGCAATAGTGGGAGTGGATAGCCTTTGCACTCGACTACCTAAGTCAATTGAAAACTTCAATTCACTAGCTAAGTTGGATCTAACGCGTTCAGCAATTCAGGAGTTGCCCGATTCAATTGGAAACATGAAGAATTTAAGAGTATTAAAGATGCGTAACAGCTCCATAAAAAAACTACCCAGTGCCATTGGAATGTTGGAGAAGCTCGAAGAGTTAGAGGTAGGGGCATTTGGAAAACTGAGAGGAGAGATTCCCTTTAATATTGGGAAGCTAcgatttttgaaaagatgtgTGGTGAATATCTGTGGAATTTCAGCGGCACTACAGTTTCCAGAAAGTTTGATAGATCTACGTTTTTTTTCGACTTCAACAAAGATGTTGCCACTCTCGAACCTATTAAACTTGAGAATATTGAATGTGTGTTCTCCAAGTATAACCACCCTATCGCCCGATATCAGTTTTCTTTCTCAGCTGAAGACACTCATGATCCACTGCAAGAATTTGCGATGCCTACCTAGGCTTCCGACAAATCTGTCATATTTATGGATAAGGGAGAGTAACAAGTGGAAAACTACAAATGATCTCTCGTATTTGAAATCATTACAGAAGTTGTTAGTTCGGGATTGTCACAGGCTAACGGAGATTCGAGGCCTTGAAGGTTTGCAGAGCTTGAGAGAATTAGAGCTCGAGAGACTTCCATCATTGACGAAGTTGCCTCATCTAACTAACTTGAAGGAGCTCGAGGAGATTCATCTAAAGGATTGTCCTGAGCTTTTTAAGTTTTGGTGTAGTCTAGACTCAGTGGAGTTCGTTGATAACCTCGATTTGAACATGCTGCTTGCTTCATCAGGCTCCAAACATCTACATATTAAACTTCAACAAAAGGAGTATGATCCGATTACACTTTGCTCACGCTGTAGGCCTTTGTATCATTGACGTTTTCTTTTCACTATTTTGCATCGCGTATGTATTAAGGCCCTTGATAAGTGCCGTCTCTCCGACTTTATGATGTGAATTTGGTTACTAGAAAATAAATCAGTCATGCTTCGTAGCAAAATGAACGAGAATCTTCTGCTGATATAAATCGATATGGATAAAATATCGTCTTTTCGGAAGACTATAAGAAGGTATTGGGCCGGAACTCTGCTTCCTTCTTTGCTCATAAGGACTAGTAATCTTTTGACAAATAAGATAACTTCTGTTTGGTTTTTCTTATCTGGCAATCCAATcttattcaaatttgatttattttgtctttcACCGATTCGACTTGCCGACATTTGATTGTGTCCCTATTTCCTATTCTTCAAGTACGCTTGCTAAAGTCAAAGAATTAAATGATTATCGGGTTACGATTTTCTtttacggaaaaaaaaaagatttgatcaCTAAAGCTTGATATAATAGCTTATTTAAATAGGCTATTgtagcctctttttttttttttttttggtggtaagTGATTACTTAAAACTAAGCATTTATCAtcattcttttcattatttaaagCTATTGCCTAGCGGATAACCTGGTTCTTCAATTTACTTTTGTTTAAT
Protein-coding regions in this window:
- the LOC108959519 gene encoding disease resistance protein RUN1-like isoform X4 produces the protein MEESSGCDYEVFLSFRGPDTRTDIADYLYVSMVDAGIRAYRDDEELRTGEELGDQLFQAIRQSKISIPIFSTGYADSPWCLRELVEMVESKNTRGQKIMPIFYNVAPSEVKYQNEHYGNAIVSHLNKKRFDDETINNWKAALKKVGELKGWDLHSMLNRGKGEFVKEVVNDVLTELKTAYLEVSDCFVEVDNHVGKIMSMIGAHSHETKIVGIHGMGGVGKTTLAKIVYNQLSNDFVDYCFLCDIRKTKITRLQNQLLSDILKKKWLDINNVMEGKKEIKERLRSKKVLLLLDDADDASQLEALVQKHEWFGKGSKIIITTRDRGILNVDETYELTGMDFDHSLKLFSKHAFRRDYPLEQYICHSERAINMCYGLPLALEVIGSLLSGKSEEEWDATLKELEESPQQNVRKKLMISIEALNENQRKIFLDVACFFIGYDKRIVIHLWESCKFLPHESLGIL
- the LOC108959519 gene encoding disease resistance protein RUN1-like isoform X3, with the protein product MEESSGCDYEVFLSFRGPDTRTDIADYLYVSMVDAGIRAYRDDEELRTGEELGDQLFQAIRQSKISIPIFSTGYADSPWCLRELVEMVESKNTRGQKIMPIFYNVAPSEVKYQNEHYGNAIVSHLNKKRFDDETINNWKAALKKVGELKGWDLHSMLNSNTIKGKGEFVKEVVNDVLTELKTAYLEVSDCFVEVDNHVGKIMSMIGAHSHETKIVGIHGMGGVGKTTLAKIVYNQLSNDFVDYCFLCDIRKTKITRLQNQLLSDILKKKWLDINNVMEGKKEIKERLRSKKVLLLLDDADDASQLEALVQKHEWFGKGSKIIITTRDRGILNVDETYELTGMDFDHSLKLFSKHAFRRDYPLEQYICHSERAINMCYGLPLALEVIGSLLSGKSEEEWDATLKELEESPQQNVRKKLMISIEALNENQRKIFLDVACFFIGYDKRIVIHLWESCKFLPHESLGIL
- the LOC108959519 gene encoding disease resistance protein RPV1-like isoform X2; protein product: MHDCLRDIGRTFIEEGSGMKPENQQWVWTHEQALDVLEKMQNSNRCILSELRWLSWNSLPMDYELTTFSLRKLVILDLLRSNITEEWNGWSLIKHARNLKVLNLTGCQELRETPDLSSNVNLVQLILKGCRSLVRIHPSISHLKRLVILNLKDCYHLHMLPNEMGELESLEQLLLDSTSIEEIPEWRKAKKLKILSLVECKSLKKFNFVGCAIVGVDSLCTRLPKSIENFNSLAKLDLTRSAIQELPDSIGNMKNLRVLKMRNSSIKKLPSAIGMLEKLEELEVGAFGKLRGEIPFNIGKLRFLKRCVVNICGISAALQFPESLIDLRFFSTSTKMLPLSNLLNLRILNVCSPSITTLSPDISFLSQLKTLMIHCKNLRCLPRLPTNLSYLWIRESNKWKTTNDLSYLKSLQKLLVRDCHRLTEIRGLEGLQSLRELELERLPSLTKLPHLTNLKELEEIHLKDCPELFKFWCSLDSVEFVDNLDLNMLLASSGSKHLHIKLQQKEYDPITLCSRCRPLYH
- the LOC108959519 gene encoding disease resistance protein RPV1-like isoform X1, whose protein sequence is MHDCLRDIGRTFIEEGSGMKPENQQWVWTHEQALDVLEKMQNGGGFHRNESIKAICLEFDEQSRYPFIKEFLASLSNLRFLRVDKKSISQVDSKDFNRDSMSILTQADPFQYYQNSNRCILSELRWLSWNSLPMDYELTTFSLRKLVILDLLRSNITEEWNGWSLIKHARNLKVLNLTGCQELRETPDLSSNVNLVQLILKGCRSLVRIHPSISHLKRLVILNLKDCYHLHMLPNEMGELESLEQLLLDSTSIEEIPEWRKAKKLKILSLVECKSLKKFNFVGCAIVGVDSLCTRLPKSIENFNSLAKLDLTRSAIQELPDSIGNMKNLRVLKMRNSSIKKLPSAIGMLEKLEELEVGAFGKLRGEIPFNIGKLRFLKRCVVNICGISAALQFPESLIDLRFFSTSTKMLPLSNLLNLRILNVCSPSITTLSPDISFLSQLKTLMIHCKNLRCLPRLPTNLSYLWIRESNKWKTTNDLSYLKSLQKLLVRDCHRLTEIRGLEGLQSLRELELERLPSLTKLPHLTNLKELEEIHLKDCPELFKFWCSLDSVEFVDNLDLNMLLASSGSKHLHIKLQQKEYDPITLCSRCRPLYH